The genomic segment TCGTTTTCTGAATTAACTCTTTATCAAAATTTGAATTCTTATTCAAACCTATTCCAATTCCTGGGGGTTTTAACCACACGGTTTTCTTTGTTTCAGACTTAAAATAAATCGCTGGATTGTGACCGGCCCTTGCCAAATAAAGCTTCTTTTCCTTTGTATCAAAAATTGCACTAGTGGCTGTAATAAAATAATTCTTTTTCAATCTTTGCGCCATGACGTCATTCATTCTAACCAGCATTTCTTTTGGTGAAACCTGGCTTTGGGCAAGCAGCTCAAATAAACCCTGGAGCCGGACCGCATACAAAGCTGCCGGCATTCCTTTTCCGGAAACATCTCCAACGATTAACGCAATTCGGTGTGCATTTAACTGAATCACGTCGTAATAATCCCCGCCCACTTCTCCGGCTGGTTGATAAAATGTGGCTATCTCAAGTCCTTTTACTTCAGGATTTTTTTCCGGTTGCAACCCAAGTTGAATATTACGAGCAATCTCAAGCTCATCCTTTGACACCATTTTATCAGCGAGCTCGAAAGCCAGAAGTAGATTCAAAATTAAGAAAGCGATCACGCCGTAAAACCAATTAGATATGAATACGGCAATAATAAAAAGAATAAAAGCCAGGCCGTAAAAAAGACGTCGAGCAGGCGTTAGTTTTAGAACAAAACTTAAAAAAATTTCTTTGACAACAAGTAACTGCCTTTTAGGAAAATTATCTTCGGCAGAACCTTTGGAGACTGCTTTTTTGTAGTATGACAAAACTTCTAATGATTCACGCTTCAGGAGTCGTTCAATCTCACTTCTGCTTAACCCAGAAGTATAAAGCTGATAAAATTCTTTAAGGGCGTGAAACTTGTTCTTCTTTTGATTCATGAACTTAATAAATGAAGGTTTAGTTTGGTTCTTCTGAAAAGCGTGAAAAATCTTTTAAATCTTCTAAGTCCTGTTTGGTGTTCATATTAAAAAGTAAGTTGGAATTCTCCATCTCAATAAACTCAGATGGAATAGTTTCAAGCAGGCTGTGCAAACTGTAATCTTTGATTTTCATTTGGTTAACAATTGCAGAAATACAATTTTTAGAATAAAGCGTACATAAAGGCTCTAAACCCTTTTTTGTACGCACCCCAAAAACATCCTGACCTGAGTAGGAATCCAAAACCAATTGAATAACCTCTGTGGAAATCAAAGGCAAGTCGCAGGCAAGAAAAAAGTTGAGATCAAAGGCGGAATCGACAAGGCCCGCGTGAACACCCCCTATCGGCCCCAAACCGGGGTAAATATCGGAAATCATTTTCAGTTTAAGAAAGCGAAATGTTTGAAACGAAGAAGTGACAATTTTAATATTTTCTTTTTTGGCGGGGACTGCTGAAACGACTTTTTCAATAATGGTCTGCCCTTTAACCTCAACCAAAGCCTTGTTCCGACCGAGGCGACGACTTTGTCCTCCGGCAAGAATATAAAAATTCATAAGAGCTATAATTTGAATCAAAGAAAAATGGTAAATTCAATCGATAAATGAACTTAAATTACAGTTTTTATTTAGTCTTGTCAAGGAATAATTAATTAAGTACGTGGCGGGTAAGATGGCTTAATAAAAACGTAGAAAATTCTATGAAATCGAGGAGCAAAACACCTTAGTAAATTTAATCCATTTGATCCAAAAAAGGTGCGATTTTCTCAATGATATCGGAATGAGCCTGTCCATTGCTGGCGGCAAATCCTTTGTCATTGTAAACATTCTTCTTATTATATCTTAAAGGTTCACCCCAGCAGTCGGTGATTTTTCCTCCAGCCTCTTCTAAAATTATTTGAGGAGCACAGGTATCCCACTCTTTGGTTTTCGAATTCGGATGGATATATAATTCCGCTTTTTGTTCTACCACCAGGCCGACCTTCAGGCCGACGCTGCCCGAAGAGATATCTTTCTCGATTCCCAGCGAATCCATGATCGCATCGACTAATGGCGACCTGTGAGAGCGGCTAACAACCAAACGCATTTGACTGGTATCCGAAAAATCGGACACCTTCAATGGGCTTTTTTCACCATTGCGAAGCACAAAAGCGCCCTGACCTTTTACCCCCGAAAACAGGGTGTCGGTGGTCGGCTGATAAACCACACCTAAAACCGGTTTGCCATTTTCAACTAATCCAATCATGGCCGCGAATTGCCCGACTTTGTCGATAAATTCCCTGGTGCCATCCATCGGGTCAACTGACCAGACTCGATTTTTTTCTAATCTCTTGAAATCATCCTTCGATTCTTCTGATAAAATTCCATCGTCGGGGTAAAGTTCTCTTAAACGCCCGGTAATAAAATCATTGGAGGCTATATCTGCCTGGGTGACCGGTCCATCCCCTTTTTTGAATTCTATTTCGTAGTCCTGGTGATAATATTCAAGGAGTATTCTCCCGGCCTCTTTAACAATGCCGGCGGCGTTTTTAAGTTCGTTTGATAACATGTAAAAAAATACCAAGGATTTTCGTTAAAATCAACTCAAGTCTCCAAAAACAAAAAAGCCTGCCTCAAAATTCAGAGACAGGCCGTAAATTATTTAAAGTCCTTCAGAAACTATTATCGACTGGCGATTCGTCCGGTATTGTCCCGTTCTAAATCGAGACGAATAATTTCAGAATTATTGTTTGAAAGCAGAGTAAATACCATACTTGAGCCATTTTTTGAAAATCGCGGTTCTCCCAAATCGCCTCTTACCGAATAAATTAAATCCGTTTCTTTAGTTATTATATTTAGCCGCCAGATCTGAGTTGTGTCCCTATCTTCTAATCTCCTGAAATACAACTCAATCCCATTTGGCGCCATGACCATTTTGGGAAATGGGTGAATTCGAGAATCTTTGTAAAGCAACTCAATTCCTTCTTTAATATCCACTTTGACAATCGAAAAAGAGCCACCGCTTTGAGGTAATTTTTTATCGAAAGAGCTCTGGAAACCGAGTGTGACAAATGAGTTTTCGTCTAACCAGGTAATTGTTGGTAACCAGTTTAAATGAGCATAAGGCTTCCAGGCTTCTGTTTTGAAAACTGTTTTGGGGGATCCATTATTTTTAAAATATTGAAAAGAAATGAAACCGTTATTTTCACTAAACCGCCGTTTAACCAAAATTTTATTTGAGCCCTGAGTCGATTTAGAAAAATATTGATCGGAAACATCTAAACCTGTTTCCAATCCCAACAATTTGTATCCTTCCGAAATGGACCGGCCATTCGCGGCTGCAACCTGTTGCTTTTCTCCTGTCTGCAAGTCTAGTTCGAAAACTTGCCAATCTTTGATTTCAGTATTTGTTTCGCAATCCAGGAATTTTTCAACTTGACGGTCACCCGCAGATCGCAACAGAAACACCTTTCGAGCATTTCCAGAGACTTGATAATATATAATGCCGGAGGAGGTCAGCGAAATCCGTGACTGCCCCTCCATGTTAGACTTTTCGAGTTTATAGTTCCATGGTTGAGGTGTAAATGGGTCCCCAGTAAAAACTAAATATAAAATATTGCTGTCGTCGTTAACAAACCTGGGATTAATTTCAAACCGATCTTTGGATTGAGTGATATTTTTATGATAAAAATCAGATGTGGGTTTTTCAGCGGGATGAGCTATTTGGGTGCTCATCAAAATCATGCCGGCGAGCATCAAAATGGCTCCGACAAGAAGAATATGTTTGGCTACTGTTTTTAACATTTATTGCACTCCTATGATAATTAAGACAGTCCGTTTTCCGTTTTTCTCTCAATTCTCGCAATAAACCAAACTTTTTGTGATGTTTATCATAGGATGCAATTTCAATGCCAGGTTTTATACGTGTACTGGTGGAGCTAATTCAAAGGTTAAAAAAAATAATTTGTGCCAGACTTCTTAGCCGTTTTAAGACTGATTATCTCAAAATTCCGGGAAACCCGTGTATAGTTTACATACTCCCCTTTTGATTAACTTTCCAATTTAATATTGATTAAGTTTATTTTGAAGCGTTTTTAAACTGATCCCTAAAATCTTTGCATCTCGAGTTTATTTTTATTTACGAACTCCAAATTCCTGAATATTAATTCCTTTTTTGCGTGATCCAAATTCATCCCCAGCGGAATGTGAATTTCAATTTTCTCCGTCACGATTTAAAATTCTCTTTGGAAAATTTTTGACCTCAATTGTATCGCACTGCCAAAGCACCACCGCGCGTTCGATGGTATTCTTTAACTCGCGCACCGTGACCGCCCAGCCATAGCCATTGAGTAACTCCATTTCCAGTTAGCAAAAGGCAGTAGTTCAACATTTGTTTATCGTACTTCGGATGCGAAAACTATGCCATTTTCAAAACTCAATAATTCGAATCAGACATTCTTTACGATGCTTACGCAAATTGTTCCTAAATGAAACAGGGGGGTTTAATATGGTACACATTCAAAGGGGTTTTGGAGAAGTCGTGATACATAGCCGAAGTGACTCCTCCTGGGTGCCACACTTCGGGTTTGGCCTTAGCGGTTCAACACTTTGGGTTCAAAACAGAACTCCGGGCGAGTTCTGCTGCCTTTTCACTTAGTTGGATTTGCTTACTTGCAGCCACTTTTCAATCATTTTTAAAATGTCTTCAGTGACAAAAGGCTTCGCAATATAATCATCGCAGCCGGCCATAATAGTTTTTTTACGATCCCCCTTCATTGCTTTAGCCGTCATTGCAACAATCGGAACGTTCTTAAAGGCATCTTTTGTTTTTAAAGTCCGGGTAGCTTCGTAACCGTTCATTCCCGGCATCATAATATCCATCAAAATTAAATCGGGCTTAACAGACTCGGCTTGTTTAACGGCTTCCCATCCCTCATTTGCAAAATATAATGAATACCCGGCATCTTCAAGGATGTACTTTAAGACATATTGGGTGTCTTTATCATCATCAACTAGCAAAATTTTTATTCCTGAATCCGAAGCTGAACCATCCTTTTGAATCAAAAAATTTCTACTTAGGCCCTGTCGCTTTGCATTTAAATATCGACCCAGATCAGAAATAACACTCTTTTTTGTACGTGCACCCACAGTTGCCAAAAATGCAAAGAGTTTTTGTGAATCGAAAGGTTTCACCAGATATTCATCCGCTCCCATTTCAAAGGCGCGTTCTTGCTCTGACAATATTGAAGTGATAATCACCGGAATTTTTCTTGTTTCCGGTTCATTTTTTAAAATTTTAAGAATTTCCCATCCATCCTGATCCGGCATAATAATATCCAAGGTGATTGCGAATGGTTTAAAATGTTTTGCAACGTGAATAACATCTTCTCCGTTATTAGGGAATATGACTTGATAATTTTTTTTATGCAAATACTGCCGCATAATGTAAATGGCTTCTTTTTCATCATCGATAACAAGAATCGATTTTCTCTCGTCATCTAAATGATCGCGATCATCAGTGAAATCAGTTTCAATATCTTCCCTTTCTTTTTTTCCAACTTTTTCATCAAGATCGATGGCCTTTTTATGATTTAGGTCATCACTTGTTTGAATCGGAATCAAAATTGTGAAAGTAGAGCCTTTACCCAAGCTGCTCTGCACCGAAATCGAGCCGCCGATAACGTCGAGAACTTTTCGTGCAATTGCCAACCCCAATCCAGTCCCTGCGTACGCGCGGCTGTCTGAGCTGTCTATCTGATGGAATTCTTTAAAAATTTCATCAATTCGATCTTTCGGAATCCCAACACCCGTATCCGAAACTTCTATCTTCAAACTCGAATTCTCTTCGACGCTAACGTGAACCTCGATTTTTCCTTTGCGGGTAAATTTGACAGCATTGCTTAACAGATTCGACAAAGCCTTGGTCAATTTATCCGGATCTAAATAGATAGTTTCGGGCACAGTTTCTGTCGTTTCAAGTTCAAGCTTTAAACCCTTTTGTATACACAAAGGCCGAATATGTTCAATCGTTTCTTCAATGACGGCGCGAACCGGAATGTTTGAATAAATCGGGTCGACTTTCTTAGATTCGACTTTCGAGAGATCAAGAATATCGTTAATTAAGTTTAGTAAATTTTTACCGCTTCTTTGTATAATTTGAAGCTGCTTGTTTTGATCCACATTTAAGTCTCCTGACATGCCGCGAATGAGTATATCAGATAGGGAGATAATTGCGTTAAGGGGCGTTCTCAGTTCGTGCGAAACGCTGGCTAAAAATTCTGACTTTAACTGGCTCGCTTCCTCCAACTCTTTCGCTTTCTCTCCTGCTTCCTTGAAGAGCCTTGCATTCTCGACTGCCAAGGCGGCACGTTCGGCCAGCTCCCCGGCTAATTTGAGATCCTCATTTTTGTATCGACGGTTCGTCTCGTAAAGCAAATAAATAAGCACACCGATAATACGGGAACGCACTCTGAGCGGGACAATCATAAGGGATATAATGGGATTGTATTGCTCGAGATAAGCAAATTGAGTTTGTTTGAAATTCTTCAGATCGGACGAAAAGGGGTTCGAGGCCCGGAATGGCTCACCAGTAGAAGCAACAGATCCAATTAATCCTTCACCAACTTTGCAAGGAAACTCTTCAACTCCTTTCATGAACCGATCGACCAATTGAGGATTTGCATGGTAAGAAGCCTCGGGTTTCAGATATTCGCCTTCTTCATCAACAAGAAGCAAACTACTGAACTCACCGATTTCTTTTCCACCTTTCTGAACGATCGCTTCAAATACTTCATCTACTTGAAGGCTGGAGTGAAACAGTTGACTTATTTCAGCTAAAAACTTGGTCTGTCTTTCATTCTCCTTTTGAGCTTTAAAGAGTCTGGCATTTTCTATTGCCAGGGCTGCTTTGTCGGCAAATATTTCCAGATCGCGGATTTTTTCTATTCCAGGACGTTTTCTATCTGCCGGATCATCGACGCTGATGATTCCTAGAATACTATCTTTGGTTCGAATCGGCACCAAGAGGGCGTCGAGGGAGTGCCACTCACCTTCCTTTGCTTCTCCTAAATCCGAGTAAATAGAAAACCGGGTATTTTTGTTCGTGATTTGAGCATCGTGTCCCACCAAATATGAGTTGCTAATTCGAAAAGATTCTTTAAAATATTTTTCGGTGTGTTCGAATGGAATCTCGCGCCAGCTCATCACTTCTTCGACTTGGCTGGGCTCAAGACCCGCGACTGCTACCGGAGTTGAAACCCGTTTTTCATGATCGCGAAGAGAGACAACAACTTTTTTCCACCCTAATGCCTGAACCGCTTCACATATTTTATTTAAAATAACATCGACATCAATATTGAGCAGGATTTCTTCCCCTATTTCGAGTAATTTTGCCAACTGATCGACTTTCGTCTGCAGTTCCGCAGTTCTGGCCTCTACTTTATCCCCTAAATTCTTTGCTTGCTCCTGAAGTTCGTTTTGCAGTTTTTTATACTCCGTAACATCCCGTCCCACCGCCATAGCACCCACCCGGCGTCCGCCACGATCAAACAGGGGCCTTGAATGCCAGCTGCAAAGAATTGCTTCGTCGGATTTAGTCTTTATTACGGCTTCAAAATCTTTAATTTCGATTTTGATTGCAGTGCCGTAGTCTTTTTCCAGGCGTTTGAGATCATCAAAAAATATTGGCAGTTTTTGCTTGCTCAGATCGTCGGCCTCGCAATTTAGTCTTTTCCTCCCATAGTCATTTAAAAATGTACACTCTCCGTCGCCATCCACAACGATCAAGATATCAGACATACCGGATATCAAGGTTTCGTAGTAGGTTTTCGATGTTTGCAGTTCATTTGTCTTTTCAGTCAATTCTTCTGTATATCTTTGCAAACTCCTCTCAAGCGTCTTCCGCCGAGTCACATCTCTTTCAATCCACAAGTATCTTGCAATGCGCTCTTTATTCTCGTGGATCGGAACAACGGACACTTCCGCAAGAAAGCTGCTGTTATCCTTTTTCTTTGTATAAAACTCTCCCTGCCAAACCTGGTCTTCCTTCACCGTATCCCAAATCGCCTGATGCGTCAACTTGCTGCGATTATCGGTTACAAACACTGAGGTATTACAGCCGACAAGCTCGGATTTTTGGTAACCGGTCATTTTTTCAAAAGCTTGATTCACGTAACTAATCCGTGTATCCAAATTTATGATAAGCAGTCCCTCGGTCGAGTGTTCAATACATTGTTGGAAAATTTCAACATCTTTTGCTTTTTCCTGAATAAGCCGTTCAAATTTCTTTTCAACCTCTTTCCTCTCAGTCAGGTCCGAAATTATACACTGAGAACCGATTATATCACCGAGTGAATTGATCAGGTATGATTCACTAATTAGCACGGGTCGTTTTTCGCCATCCTTAATGATTGCTTCAGATTCGAAACGTTCTTCAGATTCATGATTTTTGTGATCGAAAAAAGAAGAATAATGCAATCCTTTAATATCGCTTGTTGAATAGTTCAGCATCTCAGCAAAGAGTTGGTTGCAAAAAGTAAGATTCTTCTCTCGATCAAAAAAAGCAACACCATCGGGTATTTTCTCGCTTAATTGATGAAAAGAAAGGTTGCTATCAGTTTCGAGGCCCAGTTCAAATCCCGCGTTCAAAATCAGCGATCGGCTTTGGACATGCAGAAATCCAAATAAGAAGGAGGAAAATGACAGTACTTTCAGCACATGACCCAAATCAAAGAAACCTTGAACGTGTGTATTCCAGAAAACAAAATAAATGCTGGTAAACGCGGCAGATATCGAAGCAAGCAGAAACCAAAAATAAATGGGCTGATTTTCTTTAACATACCGTCGAATCAACATGACAGCCCCGGCAAAAAACAGCGAAGCCGTTCCAATCTCTATGCTCTTTGTCAATAAAGTTAATTCACCGTTCCGCAAAAATATAGGCGAGAAATTACTGAACAAATAACCGCAACCTCCAAATAAAAGCAAAAAGGAACCTACGTAAAAAATAAATTTTCTTTTAAACGCAGAATCGTTTAGCAGCCTGGCCCAGAAAAAGATTGTAAATAGAAAATGCAGTGAGAATACGGATCGAGCGGCAAGATCAAATCCTAAACTAAGATTTGCTGAAGTTGGCAGCCAGGGCACTTCGTAAAATCCGGGTGTTGTGGCAAGTTGCAGAATTTGAAAAATAACAAAGGAGAAAAGCCCCATCAAGAAAACGAGAAAACTGTTTGTGCGGTTAATCCTGTATTGACGAAGAAAAACAAAAAACAGGCCTATGCCAAGGAACGTAACAAAGTACTCTAAGAGGACGTGTCTTTCAAATGAAGGTTTAATTTTGGCGAAGGTCTGAGGTAGAAACGCAATAGCTGCTGTCAGTAGAAGTACAGTCAATCCAAGAATGACTGTACCTGAGAATGGCGTTAAAAAAACTTTACGGGATTGCATATTTTGCTACCTAAATAAATATCCTTATTTAATAAGCCTGAAATCAGCGCTTGGCATAGTTATTCCAAAACACCCTTCCTCCCTTTACCAGCGCCGAAAGCACAGACGTTACATCCAAAAGAGGTCGCTCAATTCGCTCTTGAATCAATTCTTCGAATTCCTTGAGATTGACGGCTGTATCCCGCACCGCAGTGATGCTGTCACCGACTTTGCCCATCTCCCCTTCCGCAGCTTTGACGATAGAGCGCACGTCACCTAAAATGTGAGTCAAATCATGTGAGACAGGTACAATGTGAAGGCGAACCATCTCAATGAGTTTTTGAATTTCTCCAAATACTTTTATGGCTTTAAATAATACAATTACCATAAAAAGCGTGTTGATAGTAATCAAAGCTGCAATAATTGCAACGCTTACAGATATATCCATAGTTCTTCACCGGCAATTCAATTACTTATTTCACTAACATTTCTCACTTCACAACCGTTCTAATCAACAGGATTTAGCCACGGATGAACACTGATGAAACACGGATTTCAAGTAGAGCAACTGCACGATAAGTCGTCAAACTCGACGAATGCTATCCGTGTCCAATCCGTGTGAATCAGTGGCTCAATTTTGTTTTTAAAGAAATTAAGACTCATTTCTAAAGTGAGAAATGTCAGTTATTTGACTTAAACTTAAAATATTAAGATTTTGTTTTCCTGCTCGTAGCTCTACTTTTGGTAGCCTTTTTGGTCTTTTCTTTTTTATAGGCACCCACCCCCGCATCGATTGCGTCGCTAAGCCGCCGCTTTTCATTTTTGACCGTCGTTTTACCTTTCTCGACTCCGTCTGCGGCTTTCATTTTCACGTCCCCTAAAGCAGATTCGGCTTCCTTGCGCAATTCTTCCAATTGCTTTTTTGTTTCCTCGAAGAGTGTCTCTGCTTTTTGTTGGGCCGATTTGAGGGTAACCTGGGCATCATCTGTTAGATCCGCGGATATTTTACGAATATCTTCCCGTACTTCTTTTCCTGATTTTGGCGCATATAAAAGCGCGATTACGGCACCAGCAATTCCCCCAAATAAAAACCCCTTAAAAAACTCCGAACCACTGTTATTGTCAGACATGATTCCCTCCTGAAATTCATTTCATATTATCCAAAAATCAATCAACCATTTTTTTAAATTCTGCCTCAGTTAAAACAGCCACATCGAGATCGCGGGCTTTCTGAGCTTTGGAGCCTGCATTCTCGCCTACCACAACAAAGGATGTGTTACGGCTTACAGATGAAGCCGCACGTCCGCCCAACCTTTCAACCAATCGTTCGGCATCATCACGTGTAAACATTTGTAAGGCCCCGGTAAAAACAAAAGTCCGGTCGGAAAATTTATTCTCTGCTGCCGATTCAACTTTTTTGATTCGAACGCCACTTTTTAGAAGCCGGTTGATGGTTTCAAGATTATGCTCTTCGTTGAAAAATTGATAGACACTTTCTGCAACCTGAGGGCCAATTTCATAAACACTCTGCAAACGTTCTTTCGATGCTTTCTTTAAATTCTCAAATGTCTTGAACTCTTTAGCCAGCACCCTCGACACATGCTCGCCAACAAATCGGATTCCAAATGCGTAAAGAAGCCGGCTTAAATCAGTATTTTTGCTGGCCTCCAGAGCATCGATTATATTTTGAGCGGATTTTTCGGCCATTCTTTCCAGACCTGCCAACTGCGCTTTTGTTAAAGAATAAAAATCGGCGACATTTTTGACCAAACCTTTCTCCACAAGTTGGTCGACGAGCTTTTCACCGAGCCCTTCAATATCCATGGCCCCTTTTGAGGCAAAATGCCGAACTCCCTCTTTCAATTGCGCCGGACAGGATAGGTTCTGACAGCGGTGCACTGCCTCGCCATCGATTCGTCGAACGTGGGAACCGCAAATGGGGCATTTTTTAGGAATTTTGAATTTTTTCTCCGCGCCGGTTCTTTTTGAAACAATTACTTTAACCACTTCCGGGATGACGTCGCCGGCGCGCTGCACGACTACCCAATCACCGATGCGCACATCTTTCCGGTCAATTTCATCCTGATTGTGAAGTGTCGCACGGCGAACTTCGACCCCGGCAATTTTCACCGGTTTTAAATGTGCAACCGGGGTCAACGCCCCGGTCCGGCCAACTTGGGGAACAATGTCTAAAATTTGAGTCGTTTCCTGCTTCGCTTCAAATTTTAAAGAGGTCGCCCAACGTGGACTGCGGGTTCGCATGCCCGCTTGAGCTTGCATAGCCATGTTGTTTACTTTTATGACCGCGCCGTCGATTTCATAATCGAGATCGTCGCGCAGCACAGCAATTTTTTCACAACTTTTGATAACCTCTTCGATATTCTTGCAAACCGTAATATGAGGATTCACCCGAAATCCCCAGGTTTTAAATGTTTCGAGGGCTTCAGAATGGCTGGAGAATTCGCAGCCAACCGCCTGTCCAAAGCTGTGAATAAAAATATTCAGCGGCCGGGCTGCCGTTATTTTTGAATCGAGCTGCCGAAGCGTCCCGGCAGCGGTATTTCTGGGGTTCGCGTAGGTAGGCTCGCCTTTTGCCTCACGTTCTTTGTTCATTTTCATAAAACCGGAGTTTGGGTAGTAAACCTCACCGCGCACATCCAGTCTTTCGGGCACCGAGGAATTGTTTTGCAGGAGGCGCATGGGAATTGATTTGATGGTTTTGAGATTTAATGTCACATTTTCGCCAACGAAACCATCCCCGCGAGTAGACCCCAAAGTAAAAAGCCCCCCTTCGTAAACCAATTCTACAGCCACGCCATCGATTTTGGGTTCCACGGTATATTCAATATCCTCCGTTCTGTTCAAAAGCCGCTTCATTCTATCATCAAACTCCCGAAGCTCATCGTTTCCAAAGGCGTTGTCTAAACTCAGCATCGGCACCGCGTGCGTGACGCTTACAAAACCCTCCAACGGCGGCGCGCCAACTCTTTGGGTTGGTGAATCCGGAGTAACCAGTTCAGGGGACTGTTCTTCCAAATCCTGCAGCTCTCTATAAAGGCGGTCGTATTTGGAATCGGATATTTCCGGATCATCGAGGACGTAATATCGATAGCTGTGGTGGTTTAATTGATAACTAAGTTCAGAAATTCTTTTTTTTGCGGTTTCAATATCCATGTTACGCTAAAATCTAAATCAGACCTAAAATATGCGTTTGGCAATTAGCTGTTGGCCTTTAGTTTTTATTTTTTTGAATTTACGTAGTAAATATCATTTCACCTGTCAGGTGATTTACAATAACCATTTCAACTAATTATTAGCCAATCGCCAAAAGCCAATCGCCCAATTTGAATCAGATTACCCTTTAATACACCCAAGCGGCCGCAACTGTGCCACCTTTTTAGAAATTCCAGCCATCTGGCAGGCGTCCACCACATTCGCGACGTCTTTGTAAGCCTCAGGAATTTCCTCATCGAGGGTTCGGCGGCTCGAGGCTTTGACGTAAATTCCCCGGTCCTCCAACTCTCTTGCGATTGCTCTACCCCGGGCGATTTTTTTTGCTTTGTGACGACTCATTGCCCGCCCGGCACCGTGGCAAGTTGAACCAAACGTATTTTCCATCGCACCTTCGGCCCCGACTAAAACATAAGAATAGCGTCCCATGTCACCGGGAATGAGAACCGGTTGACCAATCGATTTATAGGCTGCAGGAATCTCCGGGGAGCCGGGTGCAAACGCCCGGGTCGCGCCTTTTCTATGCACGCAAAGTTTCATTTCTT from the candidate division KSB1 bacterium genome contains:
- a CDS encoding molybdenum cofactor guanylyltransferase; translated protein: MNFYILAGGQSRRLGRNKALVEVKGQTIIEKVVSAVPAKKENIKIVTSSFQTFRFLKLKMISDIYPGLGPIGGVHAGLVDSAFDLNFFLACDLPLISTEVIQLVLDSYSGQDVFGVRTKKGLEPLCTLYSKNCISAIVNQMKIKDYSLHSLLETIPSEFIEMENSNLLFNMNTKQDLEDLKDFSRFSEEPN
- a CDS encoding 3'(2'),5'-bisphosphate nucleotidase CysQ — encoded protein: MLSNELKNAAGIVKEAGRILLEYYHQDYEIEFKKGDGPVTQADIASNDFITGRLRELYPDDGILSEESKDDFKRLEKNRVWSVDPMDGTREFIDKVGQFAAMIGLVENGKPVLGVVYQPTTDTLFSGVKGQGAFVLRNGEKSPLKVSDFSDTSQMRLVVSRSHRSPLVDAIMDSLGIEKDISSGSVGLKVGLVVEQKAELYIHPNSKTKEWDTCAPQIILEEAGGKITDCWGEPLRYNKKNVYNDKGFAASNGQAHSDIIEKIAPFLDQMD
- a CDS encoding DUF948 domain-containing protein, whose protein sequence is MDISVSVAIIAALITINTLFMVIVLFKAIKVFGEIQKLIEMVRLHIVPVSHDLTHILGDVRSIVKAAEGEMGKVGDSITAVRDTAVNLKEFEELIQERIERPLLDVTSVLSALVKGGRVFWNNYAKR
- a CDS encoding response regulator yields the protein MQSRKVFLTPFSGTVILGLTVLLLTAAIAFLPQTFAKIKPSFERHVLLEYFVTFLGIGLFFVFLRQYRINRTNSFLVFLMGLFSFVIFQILQLATTPGFYEVPWLPTSANLSLGFDLAARSVFSLHFLFTIFFWARLLNDSAFKRKFIFYVGSFLLLFGGCGYLFSNFSPIFLRNGELTLLTKSIEIGTASLFFAGAVMLIRRYVKENQPIYFWFLLASISAAFTSIYFVFWNTHVQGFFDLGHVLKVLSFSSFLFGFLHVQSRSLILNAGFELGLETDSNLSFHQLSEKIPDGVAFFDREKNLTFCNQLFAEMLNYSTSDIKGLHYSSFFDHKNHESEERFESEAIIKDGEKRPVLISESYLINSLGDIIGSQCIISDLTERKEVEKKFERLIQEKAKDVEIFQQCIEHSTEGLLIINLDTRISYVNQAFEKMTGYQKSELVGCNTSVFVTDNRSKLTHQAIWDTVKEDQVWQGEFYTKKKDNSSFLAEVSVVPIHENKERIARYLWIERDVTRRKTLERSLQRYTEELTEKTNELQTSKTYYETLISGMSDILIVVDGDGECTFLNDYGRKRLNCEADDLSKQKLPIFFDDLKRLEKDYGTAIKIEIKDFEAVIKTKSDEAILCSWHSRPLFDRGGRRVGAMAVGRDVTEYKKLQNELQEQAKNLGDKVEARTAELQTKVDQLAKLLEIGEEILLNIDVDVILNKICEAVQALGWKKVVVSLRDHEKRVSTPVAVAGLEPSQVEEVMSWREIPFEHTEKYFKESFRISNSYLVGHDAQITNKNTRFSIYSDLGEAKEGEWHSLDALLVPIRTKDSILGIISVDDPADRKRPGIEKIRDLEIFADKAALAIENARLFKAQKENERQTKFLAEISQLFHSSLQVDEVFEAIVQKGGKEIGEFSSLLLVDEEGEYLKPEASYHANPQLVDRFMKGVEEFPCKVGEGLIGSVASTGEPFRASNPFSSDLKNFKQTQFAYLEQYNPIISLMIVPLRVRSRIIGVLIYLLYETNRRYKNEDLKLAGELAERAALAVENARLFKEAGEKAKELEEASQLKSEFLASVSHELRTPLNAIISLSDILIRGMSGDLNVDQNKQLQIIQRSGKNLLNLINDILDLSKVESKKVDPIYSNIPVRAVIEETIEHIRPLCIQKGLKLELETTETVPETIYLDPDKLTKALSNLLSNAVKFTRKGKIEVHVSVEENSSLKIEVSDTGVGIPKDRIDEIFKEFHQIDSSDSRAYAGTGLGLAIARKVLDVIGGSISVQSSLGKGSTFTILIPIQTSDDLNHKKAIDLDEKVGKKEREDIETDFTDDRDHLDDERKSILVIDDEKEAIYIMRQYLHKKNYQVIFPNNGEDVIHVAKHFKPFAITLDIIMPDQDGWEILKILKNEPETRKIPVIITSILSEQERAFEMGADEYLVKPFDSQKLFAFLATVGARTKKSVISDLGRYLNAKRQGLSRNFLIQKDGSASDSGIKILLVDDDKDTQYVLKYILEDAGYSLYFANEGWEAVKQAESVKPDLILMDIMMPGMNGYEATRTLKTKDAFKNVPIVAMTAKAMKGDRKKTIMAGCDDYIAKPFVTEDILKMIEKWLQVSKSN
- a CDS encoding PP2C family protein-serine/threonine phosphatase, with protein sequence MNQKKNKFHALKEFYQLYTSGLSRSEIERLLKRESLEVLSYYKKAVSKGSAEDNFPKRQLLVVKEIFLSFVLKLTPARRLFYGLAFILFIIAVFISNWFYGVIAFLILNLLLAFELADKMVSKDELEIARNIQLGLQPEKNPEVKGLEIATFYQPAGEVGGDYYDVIQLNAHRIALIVGDVSGKGMPAALYAVRLQGLFELLAQSQVSPKEMLVRMNDVMAQRLKKNYFITATSAIFDTKEKKLYLARAGHNPAIYFKSETKKTVWLKPPGIGIGLNKNSNFDKELIQKTIDISAGDLFLFYTDGITEARNGLKTQFGEERLTKIVAEEAHLSADEFKDKLVANLNLFVKKALLDDDATFVVIKT